The following DNA comes from cyanobiont of Ornithocercus magnificus.
TTAGTGAACTTAGTATTCCCTGTCCAGAATGGATTCCCCTTACAAAGATTTCAGCTGAATCGCCGTCTCTGCCTCCTAGTTGGAGGTTTCCTGTGGTGGCCAAGGCTTGTCGTGGAGGATATGATGGCAAGGGCACATACGTAGTGCATTCTACCAAAGATCTGTTCCACCTCATGGGCTTTGTGTGTGCTGATGAATGGATTCTTGAAACCTGGGTTCCTTTTGAGCAGGAGTTGGCGCTTGTAGCTAGCCGCGACTCTAGCTATTGTATTCGCTCGCTACCACTTTGCGAGACTTACCAAACCAAGCAAATCTGCGACTGGGTTTTAGCTCCCGCAGCTGTCAGTCAGAGTGTTCAGGCTTTTGCATATAACATTGCAGCATCTCTTCTGACACATCTAGACTATGTTGGTGTTTTAGCCTTGGAATTTTTTTATGGTCCTGGTGGCCTTCAAGTGAATGAGATTGCGCCAAGAGTACATAATTCCGGGCACTTCTCGATCGAAGCCTGTAGTAGCAGCCAATTTGATCAACAGGTATGTATTACTGCTGGTCTCTCTGTGCCAGAACCAAAACTTTTAGTACCTGGGGCTGTTATGGTCAATTTGCTTGGGCTCAATCCTAAGATATCTGGGTCACTTCAAGAACGTCTCCAACGAATACACCAAATTAAAGGTATTAATGTGCACTGGTATGGTAAGTCAGGTGAAACTGAAGGTCGTAAGCTTGGTCATGTTACAGCAATTTTAAATGAGTCAAGTACTCTCTCGCGACGAAGGCAAGCAATCCGCTTAAGGAACACAATTCGAGCTATCTGGCCTCTTCCAACATGTACTAGCTCTTGAAAGCCTCCTATAGCTAAAATAGCAATTATTTGCCTTAAAAGTTTTTTATTTGATTACCGCCAGAATATATGTTGATACTGCCATAGCCGAGCATGAATGTTAGGATTAGAGACCACCTAGAATATGCTCTCCTAGTCATTTCAAGTTAGTAAAGGTGTAATCAAAGTGTGCTCCCCATGTTGAAGGAAGCTCTTAGCCAGGTCGGCATTGGTCTAAGATTGATTGCAGAGCATCACGTCCCAGTTGCGTAACAACAAATACTTCTTGAGCGCTCGTGCCACGTCGGGCCATAAGCTTAAATCCTCCATGGATTGGGACTGAGACACGCAGGCGCAAACCATCACTACGTCCCCGAACTCGAGCAATAGCGGCTGGGGTCACCGTTTGAACAGCGTTATGGGAAGCTACAGCTCGCAGCCATGGAATCAAGCCCTCAATATAGGTACTGTGGGTGATTACAACTCGTCCCACGCGCTGAACCCCTAAATCTGGCCGAAGCTAGCTGGCGCGGCTTCGATAAGCCAGATTGACGATAAGGACTCATACTCGCTGTCAAGCACTCTCGATTGAATAGATGCTTCTGCTCGCTGTTACTCTAATTTGTTGAAAGAGCCTAGAAGAAACTTAGCAACTTAACTAGAATAAGTCCTGTATTACTTGCTAAGCTTTTAGCTGATAGTTTTCTATGCAGTCGTGGATCTTAACCTAGCCTAGTAGGGCTTGACAAACTATCTGACCAGCAATAACTATTTACGAACTGCTCTAGTGTTAACACTGTTCCAATGGTGCCATTGTAAGTCCTTCAGTAGCTAACTGATGGTGATATAGCTCAGCTTGTTCAAGTGGACCGCACCAGACTTCGGCCGAGCCCTCCCTATCAACACGGTGGGCTAGATTTCGCGCTTTCTCCTCGCTCATGCCAGGAATAATCCGCTGCAGACATTCGACCACGTGCTGAAAAGTGTTTACATTGTCGTCAAGAACTATCACACGCGCCTCCGGATAGCGTCTGGTCTGTTGTGATCGATCCAGCACAGGTGCCTTAGCAGGCATCGTTGTCATTGTCATGGCACATTTCATCGCCGAGCTCTCCTTACGGGCAAGAGCCTAGGTAGTGTGTTGGAGAGAATGCACTTCGCTTTCATGCTCTTTACTCTAGCCTGGGCATCCCTTGCCGCAACCTTCAGCTTTTCTATCGCTATGGTAATTTGGGGACGCAACGGAGATGGCACACTAAATTTCTAAAATACCGGAGATTTGGACGTTTCTAACCCGCCTCTCATTACCCAAGTACTGGCAGCTGTGGCAGCATCGCTGCTAATTCTTGTCAGCATTGGTGTTACCTACCTTTCTGCCATCGACTGGAGGGACCGACAGCGGCGGCAAAAATAGCACTGATTCATAAAATCTTAATCTACGTTTGAAAACTTTGTCTATGAAGAGACCAAGTAGTATGCCTATCTACTATGGTCTCTCGTAAATTCAGATATCCTAGTAAATAGCAGACCATACCTATAAGCCTGTTGCAATAACAATTTGGTGGACTTTACACGCTTTATACTTTTCCATTTGCTGGATGTAAGAATTATAACCACTAGCTAATCGCTGCATACAACTTCACAGTGTTTTAGTAATAAGGTACCGCCATAATATGCTCTCAATCTAGATTATGTACTGCTTAGCCCCCCACGTCGCCCGAACGAGCTAACTCTTAATGTATATAGTGCTAGGTTAATACTACTCTCGATCTATTCAACAAAAGTTATCAAAAAGACCTAGCTCTGCACTTAACCTAATATCTGTAACCAGTTTTCCTTAAATCTTTCGAATAGAGTCGTAATATGGCTGTACTAACAATTTGTTTCTTTTAATAAGGTATTAGCTATTACTCACTACCTCATTAGATGCTTGATCCTGACATTCTCCTCGCTTCCGCCGCTCAGTAGCAATAGCTTCTTCCATCAGTTCAACTGCTTGAGCCATCTTCTCAATATTTGCCGTGTAAAGACTGAG
Coding sequences within:
- a CDS encoding cytochrome b6, encoding MHFAFMLFTLAWASLAATFSFSIAMVIWGRNGDGTLNF
- a CDS encoding ATP-dependent Clp protease ClpS, whose product is MKCAMTMTTMPAKAPVLDRSQQTRRYPEARVIVLDDNVNTFQHVVECLQRIIPGMSEEKARNLAHRVDREGSAEVWCGPLEQAELYHHQLATEGLTMAPLEQC
- a CDS encoding 5-(carboxyamino)imidazole ribonucleotide synthase encodes the protein MIGVIGGGQLAQMLINAAQRRGIPVAVQTGSTQDPAASEAERIVIADPKDALATRHLISDCDGVTFENEWINIDALLPLEHQGFRFTPSLGALSRLVDKRSQRCLLSELSIPCPEWIPLTKISAESPSLPPSWRFPVVAKACRGGYDGKGTYVVHSTKDLFHLMGFVCADEWILETWVPFEQELALVASRDSSYCIRSLPLCETYQTKQICDWVLAPAAVSQSVQAFAYNIAASLLTHLDYVGVLALEFFYGPGGLQVNEIAPRVHNSGHFSIEACSSSQFDQQVCITAGLSVPEPKLLVPGAVMVNLLGLNPKISGSLQERLQRIHQIKGINVHWYGKSGETEGRKLGHVTAILNESSTLSRRRQAIRLRNTIRAIWPLPTCTSS
- a CDS encoding metal-binding protein, which gives rise to MGRVVITHSTYIEGLIPWLRAVASHNAVQTVTPAAIARVRGRSDGLRLRVSVPIHGGFKLMARRGTSAQEVFVVTQLGRDALQSILDQCRPG